One stretch of Micromonospora echinospora DNA includes these proteins:
- a CDS encoding DUF2267 domain-containing protein encodes MRKQMEGDNQRRRALARQARERGLRPSQIGASLSASKQVTSLDQHDRSGPPPAGRHKPDTTRGGPAPPPVGVAERPRPLPDPQPSPGLSLGYRDLVDDVSRRAGVDFTQAKVAAEATVLALAWALDEAERERLLDAVPLTLHDVVPVDGMERRRDLPGFLAEVGRHSRLTPEQARYQAGATLAALAEADAELVESLRVPDELRDLLGPTDYGGGLVGASSATAPLTEPELRDALASLPYWSSDRRSLVRTIELPGGNLDRVLDRLDQLKAEVGRAPQIGRPDPDNAVLTVRTQQVDGVTAADVDLAHRVDAAVDEAGAGMAAG; translated from the coding sequence ATGCGCAAGCAGATGGAGGGCGACAACCAGCGCCGCCGGGCCCTGGCCCGTCAGGCCCGCGAGCGAGGGCTGCGGCCGAGCCAGATCGGCGCCAGCCTGAGCGCGTCCAAGCAGGTCACCTCGCTGGACCAGCACGACCGGTCCGGTCCGCCGCCGGCCGGGCGACACAAGCCGGACACCACGCGCGGCGGTCCCGCGCCGCCGCCGGTCGGCGTCGCGGAGCGGCCGCGCCCGCTGCCGGACCCGCAGCCGTCACCCGGCCTCTCCCTGGGCTACCGGGATCTCGTCGACGACGTGAGCCGGCGCGCCGGGGTGGACTTCACCCAGGCCAAGGTGGCGGCGGAGGCGACAGTGCTGGCCCTGGCGTGGGCGCTGGACGAGGCGGAGCGGGAACGGCTGCTGGACGCGGTGCCGCTGACCCTGCACGACGTGGTGCCGGTGGACGGCATGGAACGCCGCCGCGACCTGCCCGGCTTCCTGGCCGAGGTCGGCCGCCACAGCCGCCTCACCCCGGAGCAGGCGCGGTACCAGGCCGGGGCGACGCTCGCCGCGCTCGCCGAGGCCGACGCGGAACTGGTCGAGTCGCTACGCGTACCGGACGAGTTGCGCGACCTGCTCGGGCCGACCGACTACGGCGGCGGCCTGGTGGGCGCGTCCTCGGCCACCGCGCCGCTGACCGAGCCGGAGCTGCGTGACGCGCTCGCCTCGCTGCCCTACTGGTCCAGCGACCGGCGGTCGCTGGTGCGCACGATCGAGTTGCCCGGCGGCAACCTGGACCGGGTGCTCGACCGGCTGGACCAGCTCAAGGCCGAGGTCGGGCGCGCGCCGCAGATCGGGCGGCCGGACCCGGACAACGCCGTGCTCACGGTCCGCACGCAGCAGGTCGACGGCGTGACCGCGGCGGACGTGGACCTCGCGCACCGGGTCGACGCGGCAGTCGACGAGGCGGGCGCCGGAATGGCCGCCGGCTGA
- a CDS encoding STAS domain-containing protein translates to MPSQMLTIEADRLDAGAARVRLAGELDFDTAPELVEAVAQLRLDGYQEVELDFAGVVLCDSSGLSALVVIHRSGTGAVRLRNTNTQIRHLLDRTGLAELLAAPPRSVTGSAREVG, encoded by the coding sequence GTGCCCTCCCAGATGCTGACCATCGAGGCGGACCGGCTCGACGCCGGCGCCGCCCGGGTGCGGCTGGCCGGTGAGCTGGACTTCGACACCGCCCCGGAACTCGTCGAGGCCGTGGCGCAGCTTCGCCTCGACGGCTACCAGGAGGTGGAGCTCGACTTCGCCGGCGTGGTCCTCTGCGACTCCTCCGGGCTGAGCGCGCTCGTGGTGATCCACCGCTCCGGCACCGGCGCGGTCCGCCTGCGGAACACGAACACCCAGATCCGGCATCTGCTGGACCGCACCGGCCTGGCCGAGCTGCTGGCCGCCCCGCCCCGCAGCGTCACCGGCAGCGCCCGCGAGGTGGGCTGA
- a CDS encoding STAS domain-containing protein — MDRSDPAVPVLGVSGDLAYATATPLRAEVDRLLAGRPATLVFDFADLLFLDSTGLSVIVYAWREGQQAGTRIELRAVPRFLETILDLTGVTGLLDRSPVDDQPGWPAVDSAASA; from the coding sequence GTGGATCGTTCCGACCCGGCCGTCCCGGTGCTCGGCGTCAGCGGCGACCTGGCCTACGCCACGGCGACGCCGCTGCGCGCGGAGGTCGACCGGCTGCTCGCCGGGCGTCCCGCGACGCTCGTGTTCGACTTCGCCGACCTGCTGTTCCTGGACAGCACCGGCCTGTCGGTGATCGTGTACGCCTGGCGGGAGGGCCAGCAGGCCGGCACCCGCATCGAGCTTCGCGCGGTCCCGCGGTTCCTGGAGACCATTCTCGACCTGACCGGCGTCACCGGCCTGCTCGACCGTTCCCCGGTGGACGACCAGCCCGGGTGGCCCGCCGTGGATTCGGCCGCCTCCGCGTGA
- a CDS encoding PP2C family protein-serine/threonine phosphatase: protein MTAADVRGTDPGDGRISTPSAARSTAWSAAAPATPALPPLAADRGPAVPDWSQVVEHFREGLVVCDADGVVRHVSPVAERLLPEVSAGELLVAAGVDALRGDGPAEFTHHGRRLRVRPVALSGHRRCWYVEDVTESVSRADALLAERARSAFLAVVGEKLGNPLHPDRAAAAVVRLAVPTVADVAVLVLAPRSGRSRWWRAVRADDQAPVVDSGMLPAPALPAAIEAGLSGAEPHEMDWLVEQAAEAGWLPGLDTAGAVARVVPLPGREAPAGALLVARRADRWYDEADVDLIRAFAARAGAALTTALLYRDQAEVADTLQASLLPVEPAPAAGVQWGTAYRPAQAGLRIGGDFYGSHQLTDGGSVFFLGDVSGKGVEAAVFTGQLRQCLQALHRVETQPGRLLKLLNDALLETTQAHGQGRFATMVLGVARPHRDGGLTLTLAGGGHLPPLVLRESGDVEVVPLRGMLIGVVPDPRIGEVIVRLAPGETCLLYSDGVTEARGGLRGDEQFGAERLLNAVAGCHRMPAPALAERIEQVTCDWLAHGDHDDIAVLALRATGPAGRTPRHLHAVPEPGAAERTREWSA from the coding sequence GTGACTGCTGCCGACGTCAGGGGTACCGACCCGGGCGACGGACGGATCTCCACGCCCAGCGCCGCACGGTCCACGGCGTGGTCCGCCGCCGCTCCGGCGACGCCCGCCCTGCCGCCGCTGGCAGCCGACCGCGGTCCCGCCGTCCCGGACTGGTCCCAGGTCGTCGAGCACTTCCGGGAGGGCCTTGTCGTCTGCGACGCCGACGGCGTCGTGCGGCACGTCAGCCCGGTCGCGGAGCGCCTGCTTCCCGAGGTGAGCGCCGGCGAGCTGCTCGTCGCGGCGGGCGTGGACGCGCTGCGCGGCGACGGACCGGCCGAGTTCACCCACCACGGGCGGCGGCTGCGCGTACGGCCGGTCGCGCTGTCCGGTCACCGGCGCTGCTGGTACGTCGAGGACGTCACCGAGAGCGTCAGCCGGGCCGACGCGCTGCTGGCCGAGCGGGCCCGCTCGGCGTTCCTCGCCGTCGTCGGCGAGAAGCTCGGCAACCCGTTGCACCCCGACCGGGCGGCCGCCGCGGTGGTCCGCCTCGCCGTGCCGACGGTGGCCGACGTGGCGGTCCTGGTGCTCGCTCCCCGCTCCGGCCGGTCCCGGTGGTGGCGGGCGGTACGCGCGGACGACCAGGCGCCAGTGGTGGACAGCGGCATGCTGCCCGCCCCGGCGCTGCCCGCGGCCATCGAGGCCGGCCTGTCCGGCGCCGAGCCGCACGAGATGGACTGGCTGGTCGAGCAGGCCGCCGAGGCGGGCTGGCTGCCCGGTCTGGACACCGCCGGCGCCGTCGCCCGGGTGGTGCCGCTGCCCGGCCGGGAGGCGCCGGCCGGCGCGCTGCTGGTGGCCCGTCGCGCCGACCGCTGGTACGACGAGGCCGATGTGGACCTGATCCGCGCGTTCGCGGCACGGGCTGGCGCGGCGCTGACCACCGCCCTGCTCTACCGCGACCAGGCCGAGGTCGCCGACACACTGCAGGCCAGCCTGCTGCCGGTCGAGCCGGCACCCGCGGCCGGCGTGCAGTGGGGCACCGCGTACCGGCCCGCGCAGGCGGGCCTGCGCATCGGCGGCGACTTCTACGGTTCGCACCAGCTCACCGACGGCGGGTCGGTCTTCTTCCTCGGTGACGTGTCGGGCAAGGGCGTGGAGGCGGCCGTCTTCACCGGCCAGCTGCGCCAGTGCCTGCAGGCGTTGCACCGGGTCGAGACCCAGCCCGGGCGGCTGCTGAAGCTGCTCAACGACGCGCTGCTGGAGACCACCCAGGCGCACGGGCAGGGCCGGTTCGCCACCATGGTGCTCGGCGTGGCGCGCCCGCACCGCGACGGCGGCCTGACCCTGACCCTGGCCGGTGGCGGGCACCTGCCACCGCTGGTGCTGCGGGAGTCCGGTGACGTCGAGGTGGTGCCGTTGCGCGGCATGCTGATCGGCGTGGTGCCCGATCCCCGCATCGGCGAGGTCATCGTGCGCCTGGCGCCGGGGGAGACCTGCCTGTTGTACAGCGACGGGGTGACCGAGGCGCGGGGCGGCCTGCGCGGCGACGAGCAGTTCGGCGCCGAGCGGCTGCTCAACGCCGTGGCCGGCTGCCACCGGATGCCGGCGCCCGCGCTGGCCGAGCGGATCGAGCAGGTGACCTGCGACTGGCTCGCGCACGGCGACCACGACGACATCGCGGTGCTTGCGCTGCGGGCGACCGGCCCGGCCGGGCGGACGCCCCGGCACCTGCACGCGGTGCCCGAACCGGGCGCGGCCGAGCGAACGAGGGAGTGGTCCGCGTGA
- a CDS encoding cobalamin B12-binding domain-containing protein, producing MTVPVVEADPGHAFARYLQCLADADEAAAVAVARELLEAGVPAERVLLDLVAPAQAEVGERWARNEWSVAEEHAATHISERVVAAVAAYADPRPTRGRIVMACMDGEWHALPARLVAEVLRLRGWQVVFLGASVPAAHLVSYLHRYDAEAVALACALPMRLPHAHRMVEACRRSDVPVVVGGRGFGEDGRWARVLGVPWAPDAPAAADLVADERALREVPPAQLDHLADDEYASLVKRRGELIDSALADLRERVPSVAGYTPAQLDSTISDLGYIVDFLAAALYVNDGTLFTAFVEWLVEILVSRGVPAAAVGLTLEHYGQQLRDFPRAAGFLDRSRALVGGLSAAGR from the coding sequence GTGACAGTGCCGGTTGTCGAGGCCGATCCGGGTCACGCCTTCGCCCGTTACCTGCAGTGCCTGGCCGACGCCGACGAGGCCGCCGCCGTGGCGGTGGCCAGAGAGCTGCTGGAGGCCGGTGTGCCCGCCGAGCGGGTGCTGCTCGATCTGGTCGCCCCGGCGCAGGCCGAGGTGGGCGAACGGTGGGCGCGCAACGAGTGGAGCGTCGCCGAGGAGCACGCCGCCACGCACATCAGCGAGCGGGTGGTGGCGGCGGTGGCCGCGTACGCCGATCCCCGGCCGACCCGCGGACGGATCGTGATGGCCTGCATGGACGGCGAGTGGCACGCGCTGCCGGCCCGGCTGGTGGCCGAGGTGCTGCGGCTGCGCGGCTGGCAGGTCGTCTTCCTCGGCGCCAGTGTGCCCGCCGCCCACCTGGTCTCCTACCTGCACCGCTACGACGCGGAGGCGGTGGCGCTCGCCTGTGCCCTGCCGATGCGGCTGCCGCACGCGCATCGGATGGTGGAGGCGTGCCGCCGCTCCGACGTGCCGGTGGTGGTGGGTGGCCGGGGCTTCGGCGAGGACGGCCGCTGGGCGCGTGTGCTGGGTGTGCCGTGGGCGCCGGACGCGCCGGCCGCGGCCGACCTGGTCGCCGACGAGCGGGCGCTGCGCGAGGTGCCGCCCGCCCAGCTGGACCACCTGGCCGACGACGAGTACGCCAGCCTGGTCAAGCGGCGCGGCGAGCTGATCGACAGCGCCCTGGCCGACCTGCGGGAGCGGGTGCCGTCGGTGGCCGGCTACACCCCGGCGCAGCTCGACTCCACGATCAGCGACCTCGGCTACATCGTGGACTTCCTGGCCGCCGCGCTCTATGTGAACGACGGGACGCTGTTCACCGCGTTCGTCGAGTGGCTGGTGGAGATCCTGGTCAGCCGCGGGGTGCCGGCCGCAGCGGTGGGACTGACCCTGGAGCACTATGGACAGCAGCTGCGCGACTTCCCGCGCGCAGCCGGTTTCCTCGACCGGTCCCGGGCTCTGGTCGGCGGCCTGTCGGCGGCGGGCCGCTGA
- a CDS encoding STAS domain-containing protein — protein MTFTVTYARRNEGDACLRLAGELDLSTAPELNSAIDRLVAEGRRELLLDLAELTFCDSTGIAAFLRGDNLVAADGGWLRLTGATGRVARVLHVTGLAEVLRYPRYTVDPAEPVAS, from the coding sequence GTGACGTTCACCGTCACGTACGCCCGGCGGAACGAGGGCGACGCCTGCCTCCGGCTGGCCGGTGAGCTCGACCTGAGCACGGCCCCCGAGCTGAACTCGGCGATCGACCGGCTGGTCGCCGAGGGGCGGCGTGAGTTGCTGCTCGACCTCGCCGAGCTGACCTTCTGCGACTCGACCGGCATCGCCGCCTTCCTCCGCGGGGACAACCTCGTCGCCGCCGACGGTGGCTGGCTGCGCCTGACCGGGGCGACCGGCCGGGTGGCCCGGGTGCTCCACGTGACCGGGCTGGCCGAGGTGCTCCGGTACCCCCGTTACACCGTCGACCCGGCCGAGCCGGTCGCCTCCTGA
- a CDS encoding response regulator: protein MGQTSPSPVRILVVDDDPGDVLMIEEALADSDVDKVIDVVADGQEAMEFLRREGRHAEAQRPDVILLDLNMPRMDGRQVLGEVKGDESLRTIPIVVLTTSNADTDVVSSYTLQANAYVTKPIDLDDFNDVVRRIDEFFGRVVVLPKHP, encoded by the coding sequence ATGGGTCAGACCAGCCCGAGCCCGGTTCGCATCCTGGTCGTGGACGACGATCCGGGTGACGTCCTGATGATCGAGGAGGCGCTCGCCGACTCCGACGTCGACAAGGTGATCGACGTGGTCGCCGACGGTCAGGAGGCGATGGAGTTCCTCCGTCGCGAGGGCCGGCACGCCGAGGCGCAGCGCCCGGACGTGATCCTGCTCGACCTGAACATGCCCCGGATGGACGGGCGGCAGGTGCTCGGCGAGGTCAAGGGTGACGAGAGCCTGCGGACCATCCCGATCGTGGTGCTCACCACCTCCAACGCCGACACCGACGTGGTCAGCAGCTACACGTTGCAGGCCAACGCGTACGTGACCAAGCCGATCGACCTGGACGACTTCAACGACGTGGTACGCCGCATCGACGAGTTCTTCGGACGGGTGGTCGTGCTCCCGAAGCACCCGTAG
- a CDS encoding ATPase, with protein sequence MRFSVVETGYDRRQVDSCLDELSLRLGRLAARAEGAAGAGREWDQIRSDALHLCDFLHRRAAPVEGPGTAGPSAAEREAAELLATARAELEAARQEARRLREEAYAEALRARREFEAALLARRRRESRVDEILAGARGERVPADTPTAAAGVRPGAA encoded by the coding sequence ATGAGGTTCTCGGTGGTGGAGACCGGATACGACAGGCGTCAGGTGGATTCCTGCCTCGACGAGCTCAGCCTCCGGCTGGGGCGGCTGGCGGCGCGGGCGGAGGGCGCCGCCGGGGCCGGCCGGGAGTGGGACCAGATCCGGTCGGACGCCCTGCACCTGTGCGACTTCCTGCACCGGCGGGCCGCGCCGGTCGAGGGCCCGGGGACGGCCGGACCGTCGGCGGCCGAGCGGGAGGCCGCCGAGCTGCTGGCCACGGCCCGCGCCGAGCTGGAGGCCGCGCGCCAGGAGGCCCGCCGGTTGCGGGAGGAGGCGTACGCCGAGGCCCTGCGGGCCCGCCGCGAGTTCGAGGCGGCCCTGCTGGCACGACGTCGCCGCGAGTCCCGGGTCGACGAGATCCTGGCCGGCGCGCGCGGGGAGCGGGTGCCGGCGGACACCCCGACCGCCGCCGCGGGCGTGCGGCCCGGTGCCGCCTGA